From the genome of Egicoccus sp. AB-alg6-2, one region includes:
- the scpB gene encoding SMC-Scp complex subunit ScpB, whose protein sequence is MNAHDPTTDAIPDVGDATDVPDQQAAGGLPVVDTTVARPADDDLRPGIEALLFLADEPLDAVAIAEVVDRDVAEVETLLSELQAAYAAAPGGIEVRQVAGGWRMYTAPAARPVLERWALAGRTGRLTQAALETLAVVAYKQPISRSEVGEIRGVSADGAVRSLVARGFVTEVGRDEGPGQAVLYGTTTLFLERLGLQSLDQLPPLTDFLPEAPAPDEPEPGTFRDVRRRLAGGDELPVRGVFEGRRTNTGGEDETADDDDEAMPAPTTAVGAGRGGGDIDELTDRLEQAARNAVDRLRQAVAAGDEADDRDGDDAPDDPADRGPRDDTDGNG, encoded by the coding sequence GTGAACGCTCACGACCCCACCACCGACGCCATTCCCGACGTCGGCGACGCCACCGACGTCCCCGACCAGCAGGCGGCCGGCGGCCTGCCGGTGGTCGACACCACGGTCGCCCGGCCGGCGGACGATGACCTGCGCCCGGGGATCGAGGCGCTGCTGTTCCTCGCCGACGAGCCGCTGGACGCGGTGGCGATCGCCGAGGTCGTCGACCGCGACGTGGCCGAGGTCGAGACCCTGCTGAGCGAACTGCAGGCGGCCTACGCGGCGGCACCGGGTGGCATCGAGGTGCGCCAGGTCGCGGGCGGGTGGCGGATGTACACGGCGCCAGCGGCGCGGCCGGTCCTCGAACGGTGGGCGCTGGCGGGGCGGACCGGGCGGCTCACCCAGGCCGCGCTCGAGACGCTGGCCGTCGTGGCGTACAAGCAGCCGATCAGCCGCAGCGAGGTCGGCGAGATCCGAGGCGTCAGCGCGGACGGCGCCGTGCGCAGCCTCGTGGCCCGCGGGTTCGTCACCGAGGTCGGGCGGGACGAGGGGCCCGGCCAGGCCGTGCTGTACGGGACCACGACGCTGTTCCTGGAGCGGCTCGGGCTGCAGAGCCTGGACCAGTTGCCGCCGCTCACCGACTTCCTGCCCGAGGCGCCCGCCCCCGACGAGCCGGAACCGGGCACGTTCCGCGACGTCAGGCGCCGACTCGCCGGTGGCGACGAACTGCCCGTACGTGGCGTGTTCGAGGGCCGGCGCACCAACACCGGCGGCGAGGACGAGACCGCCGATGACGACGACGAGGCGATGCCCGCACCCACCACCGCCGTCGGCGCCGGCCGCGGTGGCGGTGACATCGACGAACTCACCGACCGCCTCGAGCAGGCGGCCCGCAACGCGGTCGACCGGCTGCGGCAGGCCGTCGCCGCCGGGGACGAGGCCGACGACCGGGACGGCGATGACGCACCGGACGATCCTGCCGACCGTGGACCGCGCGATGACACCGATGGGAACGGCTGA
- a CDS encoding pseudouridine synthase, whose product MAEERVQKVLAAAGIASRRACEELIAAGRVSVNGEVVSLGAKCDALEDVIEVDGERVSTDPDKVYVLLNKPRGVVTTADDPQGRPTVMDLVNLPQRLYPVGRLDQDTEGLLLLTNDGELTHQLLHPSFEVERTYVALVPGPVRKKAMAQLREGVELDDGIARARHARVLEEEHGRALIELVMTEGRKREVRRMFGALGLTVERLARVAYAGVELGDLRQGKWRFLTQAEIGRLHAAVRSADRSDDNSTGRQTAARDGRRSSRRERDARSANAARATRRGGQR is encoded by the coding sequence ATGGCTGAGGAACGCGTGCAGAAGGTGCTGGCCGCGGCCGGCATCGCGTCGCGCCGGGCGTGCGAGGAGCTCATCGCTGCGGGCCGGGTCAGCGTCAACGGCGAGGTGGTGTCGCTCGGGGCCAAGTGCGACGCACTCGAGGACGTGATCGAGGTCGACGGGGAGCGCGTCAGCACCGACCCGGACAAGGTCTACGTGCTGCTGAACAAGCCGCGTGGCGTGGTCACCACGGCCGACGACCCCCAGGGCCGCCCGACCGTGATGGACCTGGTGAACCTGCCGCAACGCCTGTACCCGGTCGGCCGCCTCGACCAGGACACCGAGGGGCTGCTGCTGCTCACCAACGACGGCGAACTGACGCATCAGCTGTTGCATCCCTCGTTCGAGGTCGAGCGCACCTACGTCGCCCTGGTGCCCGGACCGGTCCGGAAGAAGGCGATGGCCCAGCTTCGCGAAGGCGTCGAACTCGACGACGGGATCGCCCGCGCCCGTCATGCCCGCGTGCTCGAGGAGGAGCACGGCCGCGCGCTGATCGAGCTGGTCATGACCGAGGGGCGCAAGCGCGAGGTCCGCCGCATGTTCGGCGCACTCGGGCTCACGGTCGAGCGCCTCGCCCGGGTCGCGTACGCCGGCGTCGAGCTCGGCGACCTGCGGCAGGGCAAGTGGCGCTTCCTGACCCAGGCCGAGATCGGCCGCCTGCACGCCGCCGTCCGGTCGGCAGATCGATCCGACGACAACTCGACTGGTCGACAAACCGCCGCACGGGACGGCCGCCGCAGCAGCCGCCGTGAACGGGACGCCCGCAGCGCCAACGCCGCACGCGCGACCCGACGCGGAGGCCAGCGATGA
- the aroH gene encoding chorismate mutase, with protein sequence MNGQRVRALRGATTLDHDDRQHLIERTQELMAAVFERNGLVEEDLISIVFTATDDVHAAFPAEAAREAGITHVPLLCARELEIDGGIGRCIRILVHAYTDRGARELRHVYLHEARQLRTDLPE encoded by the coding sequence ATGAACGGGCAACGGGTTCGTGCGCTGCGCGGGGCGACCACGCTCGACCACGACGACCGCCAGCACCTCATCGAACGGACCCAGGAACTGATGGCGGCGGTGTTCGAGCGCAACGGCCTGGTCGAGGAGGACCTGATCTCGATCGTGTTCACGGCCACCGACGACGTCCATGCCGCGTTCCCCGCCGAGGCGGCGCGGGAGGCGGGCATCACGCACGTGCCGCTGCTGTGCGCCCGGGAGCTGGAGATCGACGGTGGCATCGGGCGCTGCATCCGCATCCTCGTGCACGCCTACACCGACCGGGGGGCGCGCGAACTTCGCCACGTCTACCTCCACGAGGCCCGTCAGCTGCGCACGGACCTCCCGGAATGA
- a CDS encoding prephenate dehydrogenase/arogenate dehydrogenase family protein yields MSARGSSDGPATPRRVAVVGGGLVGGSVALACRAAGVDEVVLTDASAGVRERAAARGLADRVEHDVAATVHGAEVVFVAVPAAAVAAVVEKVAEHAAPDAVITDVASLKYDLTVDVESRLTASSRGPDRFVGGHPMAGSERSGPEAADATLFQGATWVLTPTAGTAPRTLQAVSALLRRFGARVLALGPARHDELVALVSHLPQLAASTLADVAGQVAEEAGEVVLALAGGGFRDTTRVAASDAALWRGILAGNRVAVLAALDRYQDRLAQVREALEAHDDDGLETVLERASLARRRLVPKAVHDAVVDLVVALDDRPGTLAVATTALGEAGINVEDLAMRHAVDGGRGALLVRVSATERDRALAALVGQGLAAHVEAS; encoded by the coding sequence ATGAGCGCGCGCGGGAGCAGCGACGGCCCTGCCACGCCCCGCCGCGTCGCCGTCGTCGGTGGCGGCCTCGTGGGGGGCTCGGTGGCACTCGCCTGCCGCGCCGCCGGCGTCGACGAGGTCGTCCTCACCGACGCGTCGGCCGGGGTTCGCGAACGTGCGGCCGCGCGGGGACTCGCGGACCGGGTCGAGCACGACGTCGCTGCCACGGTGCACGGCGCCGAGGTCGTCTTCGTCGCCGTGCCCGCCGCCGCGGTGGCCGCCGTGGTCGAGAAGGTCGCCGAACACGCCGCCCCCGACGCCGTGATCACCGATGTGGCCAGTCTCAAGTACGACTTGACGGTCGACGTCGAGTCGAGGTTGACTGCCTCGAGCCGCGGTCCAGACCGGTTCGTCGGCGGTCACCCCATGGCTGGCTCCGAACGGAGCGGCCCCGAGGCCGCGGACGCGACCCTGTTCCAGGGGGCGACCTGGGTCCTCACGCCGACCGCCGGCACCGCGCCGCGGACGCTGCAGGCCGTCTCGGCCCTGCTGCGCCGGTTCGGCGCGCGGGTCCTCGCGCTGGGCCCGGCGCGTCACGACGAGCTGGTGGCGCTGGTCAGTCACCTGCCCCAGCTGGCGGCCAGCACGCTGGCCGACGTGGCCGGGCAGGTCGCGGAGGAGGCCGGCGAGGTCGTGCTCGCCCTCGCCGGAGGCGGGTTCCGCGACACCACCCGCGTCGCGGCGTCCGACGCCGCCCTCTGGCGCGGCATCCTGGCCGGGAACCGTGTCGCGGTCCTGGCGGCGCTCGACCGCTACCAGGACCGGCTCGCACAGGTCCGCGAGGCGCTCGAGGCCCACGACGACGACGGCCTCGAGACCGTCCTGGAGCGCGCCAGCCTGGCGCGGCGGCGCCTGGTGCCGAAGGCCGTCCACGACGCGGTCGTCGACCTGGTCGTCGCGCTCGACGACCGGCCCGGCACCCTGGCGGTCGCGACCACCGCACTGGGCGAGGCCGGCATCAACGTCGAGGACCTGGCCATGCGCCACGCCGTCGACGGCGGCCGGGGCGCCCTGCTGGTCCGCGTGTCGGCGACCGAACGCGACCGGGCCCTCGCCGCGCTCGTCGGACAGGGGCTCGCGGCCCACGTGGAGGCCTCGTGA
- the aroA gene encoding 3-phosphoshikimate 1-carboxyvinyltransferase: MNQREIQPLELPPDAVVPIPGSKSITNRALVTAALATGTSTLRGVLFADDTEAMLDALARLGVALEVDRSAASVVVHGLAGTVPAGPAHLDVRLSGTTARFLAPMLALGRGTYVLDAAPPFRARPMAPLFEALRQLGVTVDEHERAGHLPASLTSSGARGGHLTVPADGSSQFLSGLLLSGPAMADGLHVRIAGDLVSRPYVAMTIAVMDAFGAQVTTDGDGSGFEVAPGGYGAVTYGIEPDASAASYFLAAAAITGGRVRIEGLGRGALQGDVAFADVLERMGAEVRWHPDAVEVRGTGTLRGIEVDMADISDTAQTLAAVAVFATSPTRVRGIGFIRHKETDRVGAVVAELQRLGIDAREEADGFVVHPGTPSPGRVRTYDDHRMAMSFALLGLRVPGIVITDPDCVAKTFPDYFAVLEGLRRQDPAPAGGAPTRG, translated from the coding sequence GTGAACCAGCGCGAGATCCAGCCGCTCGAGCTCCCGCCGGACGCCGTGGTGCCGATCCCGGGCTCGAAGAGCATCACCAACCGCGCGCTCGTCACGGCCGCCCTGGCGACGGGGACCTCGACGCTCCGGGGCGTGCTGTTCGCCGACGACACCGAGGCCATGCTCGACGCCCTGGCCCGACTCGGTGTCGCACTCGAGGTCGACCGTTCCGCCGCCAGCGTCGTCGTGCACGGGCTCGCAGGCACGGTCCCGGCGGGCCCGGCCCACCTCGACGTCCGACTGTCGGGCACCACGGCGCGGTTCCTGGCGCCGATGCTGGCACTCGGGCGCGGCACCTATGTGCTCGACGCGGCCCCGCCGTTCCGCGCCCGACCGATGGCGCCGCTGTTCGAGGCGCTGCGTCAGCTCGGCGTCACGGTCGACGAGCACGAACGGGCGGGCCATCTTCCCGCCAGCCTGACCTCCAGCGGCGCCCGCGGGGGGCACCTGACCGTCCCGGCGGACGGCTCGAGCCAGTTCCTCTCCGGCCTGTTGCTGAGCGGCCCGGCGATGGCGGACGGCCTGCACGTGCGCATCGCCGGCGACCTCGTGTCGCGCCCCTACGTCGCCATGACGATCGCCGTGATGGACGCATTCGGCGCGCAGGTCACCACGGACGGCGACGGAAGCGGCTTCGAAGTGGCGCCCGGGGGCTACGGCGCGGTGACCTACGGGATCGAGCCGGACGCCAGCGCGGCCTCGTACTTCCTCGCCGCCGCCGCCATCACCGGGGGACGGGTGCGTATCGAGGGACTCGGGCGCGGCGCGCTGCAGGGCGACGTCGCCTTCGCGGACGTACTGGAACGCATGGGGGCCGAGGTGCGCTGGCACCCCGACGCCGTCGAGGTTCGCGGGACCGGGACCCTGCGGGGCATCGAGGTCGACATGGCCGACATCTCGGACACGGCGCAGACGCTCGCGGCCGTGGCCGTGTTCGCCACCTCGCCCACCCGCGTCCGCGGCATCGGGTTCATCCGTCACAAGGAGACCGACCGCGTCGGCGCCGTGGTGGCGGAGCTGCAACGGCTCGGCATCGACGCGCGCGAGGAGGCCGACGGCTTCGTCGTCCACCCCGGCACCCCCTCTCCGGGCCGGGTCCGCACCTACGACGACCACCGCATGGCGATGAGCTTCGCGCTGCTCGGGCTGCGGGTCCCCGGCATCGTCATCACCGACCCCGACTGCGTCGCCAAGACGTTTCCCGACTACTTCGCGGTCCTCGAGGGTCTCCGCCGCCAGGACCCCGCTCCGGCCGGGGGCGCACCGACACGCGGGTAG
- the der gene encoding ribosome biogenesis GTPase Der → MPVDASSSVPSSDEPVRAAGPVIAIDGPAGSGKSSVARRVAERLGLPHVDTGALYRAATLAVLRAGVDPSDADGCAEVVGSITLTREDDRTYLDGEDVEDEIRGDEVTASVSAVSAHAEVRGALLPAQRRAVDEAGGVVEGRDIGSEVLPDADLKVFLTASVEERARRRGQQSGRDDLDVLAQEIEARDAADGGREVSPMAVADDAWVLDSSDLDVDQVVQAVVDRVHEVAGPALLDPLAAHRSLPRVAIVGRPNVGKSTLVNRILGSRVAIVEEKPGVTRDRTEHPADWLGRHFLVVDTGGWEHQAEGMAARIVEQAEAAVADADLVVFVVDATVGALEDDERYARLLRRSKVPTLLVANKVDNDRQEALVHELYGLGLGAAHPVSARHGRGVGDLLDEVLAALPDLPTGPPPVSQVPRVAIVGKPNVGKSSLFNRLLGEERSIVDSVPHTTRDAVDTMIEVPGPPGPDGEVRGEPWVFVDTAGMRRRYRHGEDTELYSVDRTRAAIESADLVLFVVDASEPLGEQDQRLAALLREAGRGVVLVCNKWDLVDEDRRYELEKELDRLLSFAAWAPRVNISAASGRGIRRLLPQLRAVWVNYRRRIPTRAVNQIVEEAVARHPLPRQGNRNLKIRYATQAEVAPPRFILFANGRLPPSYRRYLERELREHHDFVGVPLVIEDRPPAPRNRR, encoded by the coding sequence GTGCCCGTCGATGCCTCGTCGAGCGTCCCGTCGTCGGACGAGCCCGTCCGGGCCGCCGGACCCGTCATCGCCATCGACGGCCCTGCCGGCTCGGGCAAGTCGTCGGTCGCCCGGCGCGTCGCCGAGCGGCTCGGGCTGCCCCATGTCGACACCGGGGCCCTCTACCGCGCGGCCACGCTCGCGGTCCTGCGCGCCGGCGTCGACCCCTCGGACGCCGACGGGTGCGCCGAGGTGGTCGGCAGCATCACCCTGACCCGCGAGGACGACCGCACCTACCTCGACGGCGAGGACGTCGAGGACGAGATCCGCGGCGACGAGGTGACCGCCTCGGTGTCCGCGGTGTCGGCCCACGCCGAGGTGCGGGGCGCGCTGCTGCCGGCACAGCGTCGCGCCGTCGACGAGGCCGGCGGCGTGGTCGAGGGCCGCGACATCGGCTCCGAGGTCCTGCCCGACGCCGACCTCAAGGTCTTCCTGACGGCGAGTGTCGAGGAACGGGCGCGACGGCGGGGCCAACAGTCAGGGCGTGACGACCTCGACGTCCTGGCGCAAGAGATCGAGGCCCGCGACGCCGCCGACGGCGGCCGCGAGGTCTCGCCCATGGCCGTCGCCGACGACGCCTGGGTCCTCGACTCGTCCGACCTCGACGTCGACCAGGTGGTCCAGGCCGTCGTCGACCGGGTGCACGAGGTCGCCGGGCCGGCGTTGCTCGACCCCCTGGCGGCGCACCGGTCGCTGCCGCGGGTGGCGATCGTCGGGCGCCCCAACGTCGGCAAGTCCACGCTGGTCAACCGCATCCTCGGCAGCCGCGTCGCCATCGTGGAGGAGAAGCCCGGCGTCACCCGTGACCGCACCGAGCATCCCGCCGACTGGCTCGGGCGGCACTTCCTCGTCGTGGACACCGGCGGCTGGGAGCACCAGGCGGAGGGCATGGCCGCCCGCATCGTCGAGCAGGCCGAGGCCGCCGTCGCCGACGCCGACCTGGTCGTCTTCGTGGTGGACGCCACGGTCGGGGCGCTCGAGGACGACGAGCGCTACGCCCGCCTGCTGCGCCGGAGCAAGGTGCCGACGCTGCTGGTGGCGAACAAGGTCGACAACGACCGGCAGGAAGCGCTGGTCCACGAGCTGTACGGGCTCGGGCTGGGGGCTGCACACCCGGTCTCGGCGCGCCACGGCCGCGGCGTCGGCGACCTGCTCGACGAGGTGTTGGCGGCGTTGCCGGACCTACCCACCGGACCGCCGCCCGTGTCGCAGGTGCCGCGCGTCGCCATCGTCGGCAAGCCGAACGTGGGCAAGTCGTCGCTGTTCAACCGTCTGCTGGGGGAGGAGCGCTCGATCGTCGACAGCGTCCCCCACACCACCCGCGACGCCGTCGACACCATGATCGAGGTCCCCGGCCCGCCCGGCCCGGACGGCGAGGTCCGCGGTGAGCCGTGGGTGTTCGTCGACACGGCCGGCATGCGGCGGCGCTACCGGCACGGCGAGGACACCGAGCTGTACTCGGTCGACCGCACCCGCGCCGCCATCGAGTCCGCCGACCTGGTGCTGTTCGTCGTCGACGCGTCCGAGCCGCTGGGGGAGCAGGACCAGCGGCTGGCGGCGCTGCTGCGCGAAGCGGGCCGTGGGGTCGTGCTGGTGTGCAACAAGTGGGACCTCGTCGACGAGGACCGCCGCTACGAGCTCGAGAAGGAGCTCGACCGGCTGCTGTCGTTCGCGGCCTGGGCACCCCGCGTGAACATCTCCGCCGCGAGCGGTCGTGGCATCCGCCGCCTGCTGCCGCAGCTGCGCGCCGTCTGGGTCAACTACCGGCGCCGGATCCCGACGCGGGCGGTCAACCAGATCGTCGAGGAGGCCGTGGCGCGCCACCCGCTGCCGCGCCAGGGCAACCGCAACCTCAAGATCCGGTACGCGACCCAGGCCGAGGTCGCGCCGCCCCGCTTCATCCTGTTCGCGAACGGGCGCCTGCCCCCGTCCTACCGCCGCTACCTCGAACGCGAGCTGCGCGAGCACCACGACTTCGTCGGGGTCCCGCTGGTGATCGAGGACCGGCCCCCGGCGCCCCGCAACCGGCGCTGA
- a CDS encoding CDP-alcohol phosphatidyltransferase family protein, translated as MRFYDLGGGGQERLASRRILTIPNLLSFARLAILPVVYLDLTSGRLLRAFVLLVVFTSSDWFDGYLARRLDQVTELGKLLDPISDRILFVVVGVAYVVAGLLPLWVVLVLVVRDVLVGVAGALLVARGGRAPDVTRLGKTATFGLMWALPMFLLAGIAGDGAEAPQPVLYAIAWILLLVNAALYWIAAIDYARIVRRRAAAVAAATDQPEPSEGDGNPGRELR; from the coding sequence ATGCGGTTCTACGACCTGGGCGGTGGTGGTCAGGAGCGGCTCGCGTCGCGGCGGATCCTCACGATCCCCAACCTGCTGTCGTTCGCGCGCCTGGCGATCCTGCCGGTCGTCTACCTCGACCTGACCTCGGGCCGGTTGCTGCGGGCATTCGTGCTGCTGGTGGTGTTCACCTCCAGCGACTGGTTCGACGGCTACCTCGCGCGGCGACTGGACCAGGTCACCGAACTCGGCAAGCTGCTGGACCCGATCAGCGACCGGATCCTGTTCGTCGTCGTCGGTGTGGCCTATGTCGTGGCCGGGCTGCTGCCGCTGTGGGTGGTGCTGGTGCTGGTCGTGCGCGACGTGCTCGTCGGCGTCGCCGGGGCGTTGCTGGTCGCCCGCGGCGGCAGGGCCCCCGACGTCACCCGACTGGGCAAGACGGCCACCTTCGGGTTGATGTGGGCCCTGCCGATGTTCCTGCTCGCGGGCATCGCCGGCGACGGCGCGGAGGCGCCACAGCCGGTGCTGTACGCGATCGCCTGGATCCTGTTGCTCGTCAACGCCGCCCTGTACTGGATCGCCGCCATCGACTACGCCCGCATCGTGCGCCGTCGCGCGGCCGCCGTCGCCGCCGCGACGGACCAGCCCGAGCCGTCCGAGGGGGACGGGAACCCGGGCCGTGAGCTGCGGTAG
- the gcvH gene encoding glycine cleavage system protein GcvH, which produces MADETPSELRYTEQHEWLRDDGEVIAVGITSFAQEQLGDVVYVDLPSPGAEVEQGQVFGEVESTKSVSDLYAPVSGVVVERNEDLDERPELVNLDPYGQGWMVTIRPGNREELEGLLDAEGYQQLADS; this is translated from the coding sequence GTGGCGGACGAGACGCCGAGCGAGCTGCGCTACACCGAGCAACACGAGTGGCTTCGCGACGACGGCGAGGTGATCGCGGTCGGCATCACCAGCTTCGCCCAGGAGCAGCTCGGTGACGTCGTCTACGTCGACCTGCCGAGCCCGGGCGCCGAGGTCGAGCAGGGCCAGGTGTTCGGCGAGGTCGAGTCGACCAAGTCGGTCTCCGATCTGTACGCGCCGGTCAGCGGCGTCGTGGTCGAGCGCAACGAGGACCTCGACGAGCGGCCCGAACTGGTCAACCTCGATCCCTACGGGCAGGGCTGGATGGTCACGATCCGCCCGGGCAACCGCGAGGAACTCGAGGGCCTGCTCGACGCCGAGGGCTACCAGCAGCTCGCCGACAGCTGA
- a CDS encoding FHA domain-containing protein, with product MYCSQCGEQVPEDANFCPSCGAKVVTAPGGHEHTTAAIEVGAFDPSHELGDLPALEPGTGMLVVVRGPNAGARFLLDHDPVTVGRHPDSDIFLDDVTVSRRHAELGVGPEGALVRDLGSLNGSYVNGERVDERLLATGDEVQIGRFKLLFVGDGGDPDGSAP from the coding sequence GTGTACTGCAGCCAGTGCGGCGAGCAGGTCCCCGAGGACGCCAACTTCTGTCCGTCCTGCGGGGCGAAGGTGGTCACCGCCCCCGGCGGGCACGAGCACACCACGGCGGCGATCGAAGTTGGTGCCTTCGACCCCTCGCACGAGCTCGGCGACCTGCCCGCGCTCGAGCCGGGCACGGGCATGCTCGTGGTCGTCCGAGGTCCCAACGCCGGGGCCCGGTTCCTGCTCGACCACGACCCGGTCACCGTGGGGCGGCATCCCGACTCCGACATCTTCCTCGACGACGTCACCGTCTCGCGTCGGCACGCCGAACTCGGCGTCGGGCCCGAGGGCGCGCTCGTCCGCGACCTCGGCAGCCTCAACGGCAGCTACGTCAACGGCGAACGCGTCGACGAACGCCTGCTCGCGACGGGCGACGAGGTCCAGATCGGACGGTTCAAGCTCCTCTTCGTGGGCGACGGCGGCGATCCGGACGGATCGGCGCCGTGA
- a CDS encoding MerR family transcriptional regulator, with product MKSLTIGEVLNRLKDEFDDITISKIRFLEAEGLISPDRTESGYRKFTAEDIDRLRYVLRAQRDRYLPLKVIKDELDRMDAGLPVGGQPGVDTPAMVGYRDDAVGTAADDPDATPPAGTPATGASRPASVLEPPATDVRLSAAELADATGLTERDVAQLRDHGLLGPGPHHDADDLQVAKVARSLLDSGLEARHLRMYRQFADREAALAEQLVAPLLRQRNPDSRRSASDQVERLVDAGGALHHALLARQLRTLLGS from the coding sequence GTGAAGTCCCTCACCATCGGTGAGGTGCTGAACCGGCTCAAGGACGAGTTCGACGACATCACGATCTCCAAGATCCGGTTTCTCGAGGCCGAAGGGTTGATCTCGCCGGACCGGACCGAGTCGGGGTACCGCAAGTTCACCGCGGAGGACATCGACCGGCTGCGCTACGTGCTGCGGGCACAGCGCGACCGGTACCTGCCGCTGAAGGTGATCAAGGACGAACTCGACCGCATGGACGCCGGCCTGCCCGTCGGCGGCCAGCCCGGCGTCGACACGCCGGCGATGGTCGGCTACCGCGACGACGCCGTCGGCACGGCCGCGGACGACCCCGACGCCACGCCGCCGGCTGGCACCCCGGCGACCGGCGCGTCCCGGCCCGCTTCGGTGCTCGAGCCACCCGCGACGGACGTCCGGCTGAGCGCCGCGGAGCTCGCCGATGCGACCGGACTGACCGAGCGCGACGTGGCGCAACTGCGTGACCACGGCCTGTTGGGCCCCGGACCCCATCACGACGCCGACGACCTGCAGGTGGCCAAGGTCGCCCGGTCGCTGCTCGACTCCGGCCTCGAGGCCCGACACCTGCGCATGTACCGCCAGTTCGCCGACCGCGAGGCGGCCCTCGCCGAGCAGTTGGTGGCGCCGCTGCTGCGCCAACGCAACCCCGACAGCCGCCGCTCCGCCTCCGACCAGGTGGAACGGCTCGTCGACGCCGGCGGCGCCCTGCACCACGCGCTGCTGGCGCGTCAACTGCGCACCCTGCTCGGCTCGTGA
- a CDS encoding D-alanyl-D-alanine carboxypeptidase family protein, giving the protein MTGAGRHLPLRRALAATMAAAGAMLVGATPAVAELAPPPVAAIDPKPADDWPRPTPDEVAASHWVLVEGATGQRLAEHRADEQRAVASTIKVLTALTAIGRVDLDDEVTVGEEVLVGGASVGLEPGETWSVQQLLEAILVRSGNDAAEALATHVAGTTEDFLELMEADAQALGLPPRGFGSPSGLGDTNELSAYELATIARAALADDRLRPILAQEQTELPGQGTVENRNELLGSYPGASGVKTGFTLAAGNSLVASAQRDGRELIAVVLDAGDDPARFAQAARLLDLGFSAFRAQELALELELSVAGGRRAFVLEPAPLTIPTDAVHELVVDLPARVPEGPIAVAVEVDGTPVAMTQAEAVDHHASTTAASAADLGAALADGAYATLRAAAAAGSLR; this is encoded by the coding sequence GTGACCGGAGCGGGTCGGCACCTGCCGCTTCGGCGTGCGCTCGCGGCCACGATGGCCGCGGCGGGGGCGATGCTGGTCGGCGCGACGCCGGCCGTGGCCGAGCTCGCGCCACCACCGGTCGCCGCCATCGACCCGAAGCCGGCAGACGACTGGCCACGTCCGACACCCGACGAGGTGGCCGCGTCGCACTGGGTACTCGTCGAGGGGGCGACCGGTCAACGGCTCGCCGAGCACCGTGCCGACGAGCAGCGCGCGGTCGCGTCCACCATCAAGGTGCTGACCGCGCTCACGGCGATCGGCAGGGTCGACCTCGACGACGAGGTCACCGTCGGCGAGGAGGTCCTGGTCGGCGGCGCGTCGGTGGGACTGGAGCCGGGCGAGACCTGGAGCGTGCAGCAACTCCTCGAGGCGATCCTGGTCCGCTCCGGCAACGACGCGGCCGAGGCGCTCGCGACCCACGTCGCCGGGACGACCGAGGACTTCCTCGAGCTGATGGAGGCGGATGCCCAGGCGTTGGGGCTGCCGCCGCGCGGGTTCGGCAGTCCGAGCGGCCTCGGTGACACCAATGAACTGTCGGCCTACGAGCTCGCCACCATCGCGCGGGCCGCGCTGGCCGACGACCGGCTGCGACCGATCCTGGCGCAGGAGCAGACCGAGCTGCCGGGGCAGGGGACGGTCGAAAACCGCAACGAGCTCCTCGGCAGCTATCCCGGGGCGAGCGGGGTCAAGACCGGGTTCACGCTGGCGGCCGGAAACAGCCTCGTCGCCAGTGCGCAGCGCGACGGCCGCGAGCTGATCGCCGTCGTGCTCGACGCCGGCGACGACCCGGCCAGGTTCGCGCAGGCGGCGCGACTGCTCGACCTCGGGTTCTCCGCGTTCCGCGCCCAGGAGCTCGCGCTGGAGCTGGAGTTGTCCGTGGCCGGCGGGCGCCGTGCCTTCGTCCTCGAGCCGGCGCCCCTGACGATCCCGACCGACGCCGTGCACGAACTGGTCGTCGACCTGCCCGCACGGGTCCCCGAGGGGCCGATCGCGGTTGCCGTCGAGGTCGACGGCACCCCGGTCGCGATGACCCAGGCCGAGGCGGTGGACCACCACGCATCGACCACCGCGGCCTCGGCCGCCGACCTCGGCGCGGCGCTGGCCGACGGTGCCTACGCGACCCTTCGGGCGGCCGCCGCGGCAGGGTCGCTCCGCTAG